The following coding sequences lie in one Planctomycetota bacterium genomic window:
- a CDS encoding WD40 repeat domain-containing protein — MNIGRRAFIARLAAALSLAGAARLRAQSPADKATVIQASRVLQIPTAQRQGQTPVITAVSLSSDGQRIATAGDDHVIRVWDAKTGDLLKEFREHIDWVRDVVFDPTDGWLISGGDDRGLKLWHFPTGEVRDLPGSIMPTYQLKWAPNGKQIAEAGFEDKIRIYDVASAQIIREIEAPSGDIRALVFSHDGRLLAAGGRNGKIRIWKTDDFAPQRDIDAHRQRIRSLAFSPDDTQLASGGDDRQLIVWDPRGGGEKYRLPSRTGKIHVLCYCGNQMLAAGSSDNQIRVWDVAQGAETFRLTGHTGSVVALDYHAPTGLLVSGSFDTTVRLWYPLTGAKVNIARQPGDTSAEPSLPNTR, encoded by the coding sequence ATGAACATCGGCCGTCGTGCTTTCATCGCGCGGCTTGCGGCGGCGCTGTCGCTGGCCGGAGCGGCGCGCCTGCGCGCCCAGTCGCCGGCCGACAAGGCGACGGTCATCCAGGCCAGCCGCGTTTTGCAGATTCCCACCGCCCAGCGCCAAGGCCAGACGCCCGTGATCACCGCCGTCTCGCTCAGTAGCGACGGCCAGCGAATCGCCACGGCCGGCGATGATCACGTGATTCGCGTCTGGGACGCCAAGACTGGCGACTTGCTGAAGGAATTCCGCGAGCACATCGACTGGGTCCGCGACGTCGTGTTCGATCCGACCGACGGCTGGCTGATCAGCGGCGGTGATGACCGCGGTTTGAAGTTGTGGCACTTCCCAACGGGCGAAGTCCGCGATCTGCCTGGCTCGATCATGCCCACCTACCAGCTGAAGTGGGCGCCCAATGGCAAGCAAATTGCCGAAGCGGGATTCGAAGACAAGATTCGCATCTATGACGTCGCCTCGGCGCAGATCATCCGCGAGATCGAAGCGCCGTCGGGCGACATCCGCGCGCTGGTCTTCTCGCACGATGGGCGATTGTTGGCGGCCGGGGGGCGAAACGGCAAGATTCGCATCTGGAAAACCGACGACTTCGCCCCCCAGCGCGACATCGACGCCCATCGCCAACGGATTCGCTCGCTGGCCTTTTCGCCCGATGACACTCAATTGGCCAGCGGCGGCGACGACCGGCAACTGATCGTCTGGGATCCCCGCGGTGGCGGCGAAAAGTATCGGCTCCCTTCGCGGACGGGCAAGATTCACGTGCTGTGTTACTGCGGCAACCAGATGCTCGCCGCCGGCAGCAGCGACAACCAGATTCGCGTCTGGGACGTCGCCCAAGGGGCCGAGACATTCCGACTCACGGGGCACACCGGCAGCGTCGTCGCCCTGGACTATCACGCCCCCACCGGCTTGCTTGTGTCGGGCAGTTTCGACACCACGGTTCGCCTTTGGTATCCGCTGACCGGAGCCAAGGTCAACATCGCTCGCCAGCCGGGGGACACCAGCGCGGAACCATCGCTTCCCAATACTCGCTAA
- a CDS encoding citrate synthase: MSDDGKLKLGNEEIDLPVIVGTENERGLDISKLLARTGHITLDEGYVNTGACTSNITFLDGDRGILRYRGYPIEVLAEKCSFVEVSYLLIYGELPNQQQLDEFRDSLRHHTMLHEDFRLFYNGFPRDAHPMAILSSVVGALSTFYQDSLDPHDPRQVEISIHRLLAKLPTIAAMSHKKSVGQPMMYPRNDLSYCANFLQMMFGVPTQPYAVDPDYEAALNLLLIVHADHEQNCSTSTVRMVGSSNANLFASISAGICALWGPLHGGANQACVEMLEAIRDDGGNVQKYIELAKDKKSNFRLMGFGHRVYKNYDPRATLIKKTCDTLLAKLHIKDPIFEIAQKLEAAALSDPYFIERKLYPNVDFYSGVIYRAIGMPIPMFTVLFALGRLPGWIAHWKEMHASPTKKICRPRQIYTGAKQRDFVPIGKR, translated from the coding sequence ATGAGCGACGACGGCAAGCTGAAACTAGGGAACGAGGAAATCGACTTGCCGGTGATCGTCGGCACCGAGAACGAACGAGGCCTCGACATCTCGAAGCTGCTGGCCCGAACCGGCCATATCACTCTCGACGAAGGCTACGTCAACACCGGCGCTTGTACCAGCAACATCACTTTCCTGGACGGCGACCGGGGGATTCTCCGTTATCGCGGCTATCCAATCGAAGTGCTCGCCGAGAAGTGCAGCTTTGTCGAAGTCAGCTACTTGCTAATCTATGGCGAGCTGCCCAACCAGCAACAGTTGGACGAGTTCCGCGATTCGTTGCGTCATCACACGATGCTGCATGAGGATTTCCGCCTGTTCTACAACGGCTTCCCGCGCGACGCGCACCCGATGGCCATTCTCAGCTCGGTGGTTGGCGCGTTGTCGACGTTTTATCAAGACTCGCTCGACCCGCACGACCCGCGGCAAGTCGAGATTTCGATCCACCGGCTGTTGGCCAAGTTGCCGACGATTGCGGCCATGAGCCACAAGAAGTCGGTCGGCCAGCCGATGATGTATCCGCGCAACGACCTGAGCTATTGCGCCAACTTCTTGCAAATGATGTTCGGCGTGCCGACCCAGCCCTATGCGGTCGACCCCGATTACGAAGCGGCGCTGAATCTGCTGCTGATCGTGCATGCCGACCATGAGCAGAATTGCAGCACGTCGACCGTGCGGATGGTCGGTTCGAGCAACGCCAATCTGTTCGCGTCGATCTCGGCCGGGATTTGCGCCCTGTGGGGGCCGCTGCATGGCGGCGCCAACCAGGCCTGCGTCGAGATGCTGGAAGCCATTCGCGACGACGGCGGGAATGTTCAGAAGTACATCGAGCTGGCCAAGGACAAGAAGAGCAACTTCCGCCTGATGGGCTTCGGCCACCGGGTTTACAAGAACTACGACCCGCGGGCCACGCTCATCAAGAAAACTTGCGACACGCTGCTGGCCAAGCTGCACATCAAGGATCCGATCTTTGAAATCGCCCAAAAGCTCGAAGCAGCGGCCCTGAGCGACCCGTATTTCATCGAGCGCAAGCTGTATCCGAACGTCGATTTCTATTCGGGCGTGATTTACCGGGCGATTGGTATGCCGATTCCGATGTTCACGGTGCTGTTCGCGTTGGGCCGGCTGCCGGGCTGGATTGCCCATTGGAAGGAAATGCACGCCTCGCCGACCAAGAAGATTTGTCGTCCGCGGCAGATTTACACCGGGGCCAAGCAGCGCGATTTCGTGCCGATTGGCAAGCGGTAG
- a CDS encoding class IV adenylate cyclase: MARNIELKARLTDLASALVTAQRLATADLGVERQTDTYFPCRQGRLKLREIEGRPAQLVWYVRPDTVAAKASDYSLVPIAEPASLKAALSAALGVEATVVKERRIFLWRNVRIHLDQVAGLGEFLEFEAVLDADLDDRHSQEQLAWLSEQFQLRHEQLLAGSYRELGDAE, encoded by the coding sequence ATGGCGAGGAACATCGAACTTAAAGCCCGGCTGACCGATCTCGCGTCAGCCCTGGTCACGGCCCAGCGACTGGCCACCGCCGATCTGGGAGTCGAGCGGCAGACCGACACGTACTTTCCCTGCCGCCAAGGCCGGCTCAAGTTACGCGAGATCGAAGGTCGCCCGGCGCAACTGGTCTGGTACGTTCGCCCTGACACCGTGGCGGCCAAGGCGAGCGACTACTCGCTGGTTCCGATCGCCGAGCCGGCGTCGCTCAAAGCGGCTCTCTCCGCCGCGCTGGGGGTCGAAGCCACGGTCGTGAAAGAGCGCCGCATCTTCCTGTGGCGCAACGTGCGGATTCATCTGGATCAAGTAGCGGGGCTGGGGGAGTTCCTGGAATTTGAAGCGGTGCTCGACGCCGATCTTGACGACCGCCACAGCCAGGAACAGTTGGCTTGGCTGAGCGAACAGTTTCAGTTGCGCCACGAACAATTGCTGGCCGGCTCCTATCGAGAACTGGGCGACGCGGAATAA